In one window of Rhinopithecus roxellana isolate Shanxi Qingling chromosome 15, ASM756505v1, whole genome shotgun sequence DNA:
- the LOC104656376 gene encoding olfactory receptor 8B3-like, whose product MAPGNDSWVTEFILEGLTHQPDLQFSLFFLFLVIYVVTLLGNLGLVTLIGLNSHLHTPMYFFLFNLSFIDLCYSSVFTPKMLINFISEKNIISYKGCMTQLFFYCFFVISECYVLTSMAYDRYMAICNPLLYHIAMSPTVCSSLMLGSYLMAFSGAMAHTGCMLRLTFCDANTINHYLCDILPLLQLSCTGTYINELVVFIVVGINIIVPTVTIFISYGFILSSILHISSKEGRSKAFSTCSSHIIAVSLFFGSGAFMYLKPSSAESMDKRKISSVFYTNVVPMLNPLIYSLRNKDVKFVLRKALSSRKL is encoded by the coding sequence ATGGCACCTGGAAATGACTCTTGGGTGACTGAATTCATTCTGGAGGGATTAACACATCAGCCAGATCTCCAATTCTCTCTGTTCTTCCTGTTTCTAGTAATCTATGTGGTCACCCTGTTGGGAAACTTGGGCTTGGTAACTCTAATTGGGCTGAACTCACACCTTCATACCCCCATGTACTTTTTCCTCTTTAACTTGTCCTTCATAGATCTCTGTTATTCTTCCGTGTTTACACCCAAAATGCTGATTAACTTTATTTCAGAGAAGAATATTATCTCCTACAAGGGGTGCATGACCCaacttttcttttactgtttttttgtcatttctgaatGTTACGTGCTGACGTCAATGGCCTATGATCGCTATATGGCCATCTGTAATCCACTTCTGTATCACATTGCAATGTCTCCTACAGTGTGTTCCAGCCTTATGCTTGGTTCCTACTTGATGGCCTTTTCTGGTGCCATGGCCCACACTGGATGCATGCTGAGACTGACTTTTTGTGATGCTAACACTATCAATCACTACTTATGTGACATCCTGCCTCTGCTCCAGCTCTCCTGCACTGGCACCTACATCAATGAGCTGGTGGTTTTCATTGTGGTGGGCATCAACATCATTGTGCCCACTGTTACCATCTTTATCTCTTATGGTTTCATCCTTTCCAGCATCCTCCATATCAGCTCCAAGGAGGGCAGGTCCAAAGCCTTCAGCACTTGCAGTTCCCACATAATTGCTGTTTCTCTGTTCTTTGGATCAGGTGCATTTATGTATCTCAAACCGTCATCTGCTGAGTCCATGGATAAGAGAAAAATCTCTTCTGTCTTTTATACAAATGTGGTTCCCATGTTGAACCCCTTAATCTACAGTCTGAGGAACAAAGATGTTAAATTTGTCCTAAGAAAAGCCCTGAGTAGCAGGAAACTTTGA
- the LOC104656375 gene encoding LOW QUALITY PROTEIN: olfactory receptor 8B3-like (The sequence of the model RefSeq protein was modified relative to this genomic sequence to represent the inferred CDS: inserted 1 base in 1 codon) — MNPGNGSLVTEFILVGLTDQPDLQMSLFLLFLIMYVITLIGNLGLVTLIGLNSHLHXPMYFFLFNLSFIDLCYSSAFTPKMLMNFISEKNVISYKGCMTQLFFFCFFAVSECYVLTSMACDRYVAICNPLLYNIAMSPTVRSSLMFGSYFLSFSGAMAHTGCMLRLTFCEANTINHYFCDILPLLQLSRTSTSINELVVFIVVGINITVPTVTIFISYGFIFSSILQITSTEGRSKAFSTCSSHIIAVSLFFGSSAFVYFKPSSAGSMDEGKISSVFYTNTVPLMNPLIYSLRNEDVQLALRKTLSRRKF, encoded by the exons ATGAATCCTGGAAATGGCTCTTTGGTGACTGAATTCATTTTGGTAGGGTTAACAGACCAGCCAGATCTCCAAATGTCCCTGTTTTTACTATTTCTAATAATGTATGTGATCACTCTGATAGGAAATTTGGGCTTGGTAACCCTAATTGGGCTGAATTCACACCTTC ACCCCAtgtacttttttctctttaacttgTCCTTCATAGATCTTTGTTATTCTTCTGCATTTACACCCAAAATGCTAATGAACTTCATATCAGAGAAGAATGTTATCTCCTACAAGGGGTGCATGacccaacttttctttttctgtttctttgccgTTTCTGAATGTTATGTGCTGACATCAATGGCCTGTGATCGCTATGTGGCCATCTGTAACCCACTTCTATATAACATTGCCATGTCTCCTACAGTGCGCTCCAGCCTTATGTTTGGTTCCTATTTCCTGTCCTTTTCTGGGGCTATGGCCCACACTGGATGCATGCTGAGACTGACCTTCTGTGAGGCAAACACCATCAATCACTACTTCTGTGACATCCTCCCTCTGCTCCAGCTCTCCCGCACCAGCACCTCCATCAATGAGCTGGTGGTTTTCATTGTGGTGGGCATCAACATCACTGTGCCCACTGTCACCATCTTTATCTCTTATGGCTTTATTTTTTCCAGCATCCTTCAAATCACTTCCACTGAGGGCAGGTCTAAAGCCTTCAGCACTTGCAGTTCCCACATAATTGCTGTTTCTCTGTTCTTTGGGTCAAGTGCATTTGTGTATTTCAAACCATCTTCTGCTGGGTCAATGGATGAGGGAAAAATCTCTTCTGTCTTTTATACCAATACAGTTCCTTTAATGAACCCCTTAATTTATAGCTTAAGGAACGAAGACGTTCAACTTGCTTTGAGAAAAACCCTTAGCAGGAGAAAGTTTTGA